A window of the Flavobacterium sangjuense genome harbors these coding sequences:
- a CDS encoding dihydrolipoamide acetyltransferase family protein produces the protein MGESISEATIIAWLKKVGDFVEAEETIVEVATDKVDSDVPSPVSGTITEIRFHKDAVVGVGEVLALIDCDDKVAGKKITIGKTETKSMPAETKKAEVTRAEANWQSNPDAFLSPLIISIAQKENLSIEELQSIPGSGTDGRVQKSDVFHYLKNRKYPVQSKPVAQQPASTYPKPKINFTEGKDHIVEMDRMRKMIADHMVYSKQTSPHVTSYIEVDVTNLVNWRNENKDKFQTKYNEKLTFTPVFVQAVAKAIQDFPMINVSVDEKNIIVHKDINVGMATALPSGNLIVPVVKNANEKDLLALAKDVNHLADASRNNKLKPEEIQGSTFTISNVGTFGSLMGTPIINQPEVAILALGIIKKRPEVITTSKGDEIAIRSMMFLSLSFDHRVVDGFLGGSFLRKVGDYLEQFDTNTTL, from the coding sequence ATGGGCGAGAGCATTTCCGAAGCGACCATCATTGCCTGGCTGAAAAAAGTAGGCGATTTTGTGGAAGCCGAAGAAACTATTGTAGAAGTTGCTACCGATAAAGTCGATAGCGATGTTCCATCACCGGTTTCAGGGACGATTACTGAAATTCGTTTTCATAAGGATGCAGTTGTTGGCGTTGGGGAAGTTTTGGCACTAATTGATTGTGACGACAAAGTTGCAGGAAAGAAAATCACCATTGGTAAAACGGAAACCAAATCAATGCCGGCTGAAACCAAAAAGGCAGAAGTAACCCGAGCGGAAGCGAACTGGCAAAGCAATCCAGATGCGTTTCTTTCGCCATTAATCATCAGCATTGCGCAAAAAGAAAATTTATCGATAGAAGAGTTGCAATCCATTCCGGGTTCCGGAACTGATGGCAGAGTTCAGAAAAGCGATGTTTTTCATTATCTAAAAAATCGAAAATATCCAGTTCAAAGTAAACCAGTTGCGCAACAACCTGCTTCTACTTATCCAAAACCAAAAATCAATTTTACGGAAGGGAAAGATCATATCGTAGAAATGGACCGCATGCGAAAAATGATAGCGGATCATATGGTATACTCCAAACAAACATCGCCACACGTGACATCTTACATCGAAGTGGATGTGACGAATTTGGTCAATTGGAGAAATGAAAACAAAGATAAATTCCAAACAAAATACAACGAAAAACTAACGTTCACACCTGTTTTTGTTCAGGCTGTAGCCAAAGCGATTCAGGATTTCCCAATGATTAATGTTTCTGTCGATGAGAAGAATATCATTGTACACAAAGACATCAACGTTGGAATGGCAACAGCTTTGCCAAGCGGAAATTTAATTGTTCCGGTAGTAAAAAATGCTAACGAAAAAGATTTATTGGCATTGGCCAAAGACGTTAACCATTTAGCTGATGCTTCCCGAAACAACAAACTAAAGCCGGAAGAAATTCAGGGCAGTACATTCACGATTTCTAATGTGGGAACCTTTGGCAGTTTGATGGGAACACCAATTATCAATCAACCCGAAGTCGCAATTTTAGCACTCGGAATTATTAAAAAACGCCCCGAAGTAATTACGACTTCCAAAGGCGATGAAATTGCTATTCGCAGTATGATGTTCCTTTCTTTATCCTTTGACCATCGAGTGGTTGACGGATTTTTAGGAGGATCTTTTTTGCGAAAAGTAGGCGATTATTTAGAACAATTTGACACAAACACAACTCTATAA
- a CDS encoding acyltransferase — MIYEFKGFIPVIHESSFIHPQAAVTGNVIIGKDVYVGPGAAIRGDWGEIIIEDGCNVQENCTIHMFPGKSMILKAGAHIGHGAIIHGANIGANSLVGMNAVIMDDVNVGDECIIGALSFIKAGMEIPNRKMVVGNPAVIVKDVSDEMIDWKTKGTALYQQLPKECYDTLKAVEPLREIPENRPTQEAFYKTLEEFRKQ; from the coding sequence ATGATTTACGAATTCAAGGGATTTATTCCGGTCATTCACGAAAGCAGTTTTATCCATCCGCAGGCTGCGGTTACGGGTAATGTGATTATTGGGAAAGACGTTTACGTCGGACCTGGTGCTGCGATTCGTGGTGATTGGGGCGAAATCATTATTGAAGACGGTTGCAACGTCCAGGAAAACTGTACGATTCATATGTTTCCGGGAAAGAGTATGATTTTAAAAGCCGGAGCGCATATTGGTCACGGAGCAATTATCCACGGAGCCAATATCGGAGCCAATAGCCTTGTCGGAATGAATGCCGTTATCATGGATGATGTAAATGTGGGAGATGAATGTATCATTGGCGCCTTGAGTTTTATTAAAGCCGGAATGGAAATTCCGAACAGAAAAATGGTTGTGGGAAATCCTGCTGTGATTGTTAAGGATGTTTCGGATGAAATGATTGACTGGAAAACTAAAGGAACAGCCTTGTACCAACAATTGCCAAAGGAATGTTATGATACTTTAAAAGCAGTGGAACCGTTACGGGAAATTCCGGAAAACCGTCCAACACAGGAAGCGTTTTACAAAACATTAGAAGAATTTAGAAAACAATAA
- a CDS encoding enoyl-CoA hydratase/isomerase family protein: protein MDAYVKHDIQDNIATIEFFHPEQNSLPGNILAQLAETITNMGNHADVRVIILKSGGDRTFCAGASFKELMAINDAATGKVFFSGFANVINAMRKCPKFIIGRIQGKTVGGGVGIAASTDYCMATQFAAIKLSELNVGIGPFVVSPAIERKMGVSAMSQIAIDANTFYEASWAREKGLYATVYESIEAMDTAVAAFAKHLCTYNPEAMSEMKKKFWRGTDDWDDMLAERAAISGKLVLSDFTKETLKKFK from the coding sequence ATGGACGCTTACGTAAAACACGACATACAAGACAACATCGCCACGATTGAATTTTTCCATCCGGAGCAAAATTCGTTACCAGGAAATATTTTGGCACAATTAGCCGAAACCATTACCAATATGGGTAACCATGCCGATGTAAGAGTAATTATTCTGAAAAGCGGTGGTGACCGTACATTTTGTGCCGGAGCCAGCTTTAAGGAGCTCATGGCAATTAATGATGCTGCTACCGGAAAAGTATTTTTCTCAGGTTTTGCTAACGTCATCAACGCGATGAGAAAATGCCCAAAATTCATTATCGGGCGTATACAAGGCAAAACTGTTGGAGGCGGAGTTGGAATCGCGGCTTCGACTGATTATTGTATGGCAACACAATTTGCTGCTATAAAATTAAGTGAGTTAAATGTCGGTATAGGACCATTCGTGGTTTCACCGGCTATCGAAAGAAAGATGGGTGTTTCCGCAATGTCGCAAATCGCTATCGATGCCAATACGTTTTATGAAGCATCGTGGGCAAGGGAAAAAGGTTTGTATGCCACCGTTTATGAAAGCATTGAAGCAATGGATACTGCAGTAGCCGCTTTCGCCAAACATTTATGCACCTACAATCCGGAAGCGATGTCGGAAATGAAAAAGAAATTCTGGCGCGGGACTGATGATTGGGATGATATGTTAGCTGAAAGAGCCGCAATCAGTGGAAAATTAGTGTTGTCTGATTTTACTAAAGAAACGTTGAAGAAATTTAAATAA
- the paaZ gene encoding phenylacetic acid degradation bifunctional protein PaaZ, whose protein sequence is MSKIQNYILGNWTSGAGEGVPLIDSVTGEIVGHASTQGLNFGEILHYGRTKGGEKLRKMTFQERGNMIKSLALYLTKRKEQFYEISYRTGATRVDSWIDIEGGFGNLFANASLRKLFPNQPYHVEGDPIDLSKGGRFMAHHILVPKQGVAVHINAFNFPIWGMLEKCAVNWMAGMPAVVKPATSTSYLTEAVVREIIASNILPEGALQLICGSANALLDTVESQDVVTFTGSASTGRMLKAHTRIINESVPFNMEADSLNSSILGEDAIPGTPEFDLFVNQVRSEMTVKCGQKCTAIRRIIVPSNLMDDVQTALGKALDKVTIGDPRLKEVRMGSLVSKDQVEEVKARTHEIAKTAKMVYGDFDKLNLVGANGKGAFISPMVLREENPFANLAVHETEAFGPVATIMPYKNLDEAIELAQMGKGSLVSSIVTNSDEIAKDYVINAASHHGRILVLNRENAKQSTGHGSPLPLLVHGGPGRAGGGEEMGGVRGIKHYMQRCAVQGSPTTLTEITGIYQPNSKYKEATQHPFQYHWEDIQPGMSLRTHNRTVTDTDIINFANLTWDHFYAHTDITSLDGSIFKKRTAHGYFILAAAAGLFVLPNKGPVAANYGLEECRFLRPIYHNDTVYVRLTCKQKIDRDVASAEHPSGIVKWFVEVFDVEDELVAVATILTMVQKKQEVFVEMTDEKIAECLNKLTESTKPQWGILTPQHLLEHLEEGYKILSGQIQDFEIATPEKILEKVHHSLYNYDKFPLGSTFPTMRKGELEDLIHPDFETAKEKFLEAREAYKTFFKENPEAILKNMVFGELNRYESYLLERKHLNHHFEQFGIL, encoded by the coding sequence ATGAGTAAAATACAAAATTACATTTTAGGAAATTGGACTTCAGGTGCCGGCGAAGGTGTTCCCTTAATCGATTCGGTTACAGGAGAAATTGTTGGACACGCTTCCACGCAAGGCTTAAACTTTGGTGAAATTCTCCACTACGGAAGAACCAAAGGCGGCGAAAAACTCCGTAAAATGACGTTTCAGGAGCGCGGGAATATGATCAAAAGCTTGGCACTGTATTTAACCAAACGCAAAGAACAATTTTACGAAATCAGCTATAGAACCGGAGCAACACGCGTCGACAGCTGGATCGACATTGAAGGAGGTTTTGGAAACTTATTTGCCAATGCTTCGTTACGTAAATTATTTCCAAACCAACCCTATCATGTTGAAGGTGACCCAATTGATTTGTCCAAAGGCGGGCGTTTTATGGCGCATCATATTTTGGTTCCAAAACAAGGAGTAGCCGTGCATATCAATGCCTTCAATTTCCCGATTTGGGGAATGCTCGAAAAATGTGCCGTGAACTGGATGGCGGGAATGCCGGCAGTTGTTAAACCTGCTACATCAACTTCTTATTTGACAGAAGCCGTAGTTAGAGAAATCATAGCTTCCAATATTTTGCCCGAAGGCGCGCTGCAATTAATCTGCGGTTCAGCAAATGCACTTTTAGATACGGTTGAAAGTCAGGACGTTGTTACATTTACAGGTTCGGCAAGTACGGGTCGAATGTTAAAAGCACATACCCGAATCATCAACGAATCAGTACCATTCAATATGGAAGCGGATTCTTTAAACTCTTCTATTTTAGGAGAAGATGCCATTCCGGGAACACCAGAGTTTGACTTATTCGTAAACCAGGTTCGTAGCGAAATGACCGTAAAATGTGGTCAAAAATGTACCGCCATCCGCAGAATTATCGTTCCTTCCAACTTGATGGATGACGTACAAACCGCACTAGGAAAAGCCTTGGACAAAGTAACCATTGGTGATCCACGATTGAAGGAAGTCCGAATGGGATCTTTGGTTTCCAAAGATCAGGTGGAAGAAGTAAAAGCAAGAACACACGAAATTGCCAAAACAGCCAAAATGGTCTATGGCGATTTTGATAAATTAAACTTAGTCGGTGCCAATGGTAAAGGTGCTTTTATAAGCCCGATGGTACTTCGTGAAGAAAATCCGTTTGCGAATTTGGCTGTGCACGAAACCGAGGCTTTCGGGCCTGTGGCGACGATTATGCCGTATAAAAACTTAGACGAAGCTATCGAATTAGCTCAAATGGGTAAAGGTTCATTAGTGTCTTCCATCGTAACCAATTCGGATGAAATAGCTAAAGATTATGTCATCAATGCAGCATCACACCATGGAAGAATTTTGGTGTTGAATCGTGAAAACGCCAAGCAAAGTACGGGTCACGGTTCGCCGTTACCTTTATTGGTTCACGGGGGTCCGGGTCGTGCCGGAGGCGGTGAAGAAATGGGAGGTGTTCGTGGAATCAAACATTATATGCAGCGCTGTGCCGTACAAGGTTCACCAACCACATTAACAGAAATCACTGGTATTTACCAGCCAAATTCCAAATATAAAGAAGCAACCCAGCATCCGTTCCAATACCATTGGGAGGACATTCAACCGGGTATGTCGTTGCGCACGCACAATAGAACAGTTACTGATACAGATATAATCAACTTTGCTAATTTAACCTGGGATCATTTCTATGCTCACACCGATATCACTTCACTAGATGGAAGTATTTTCAAAAAACGTACGGCGCACGGTTATTTCATATTGGCCGCTGCGGCAGGTTTGTTCGTACTTCCTAATAAAGGTCCGGTTGCGGCAAATTATGGATTAGAGGAATGCCGTTTCTTACGTCCAATTTACCACAACGATACGGTTTATGTACGTTTAACGTGTAAGCAAAAAATTGACAGAGATGTAGCTTCTGCCGAGCATCCAAGCGGTATTGTGAAATGGTTTGTGGAAGTTTTTGATGTCGAAGACGAGTTAGTAGCAGTGGCCACTATCTTAACTATGGTGCAGAAAAAACAAGAAGTTTTTGTTGAAATGACCGATGAAAAAATTGCTGAATGCTTAAACAAGTTGACCGAAAGCACAAAACCGCAATGGGGTATTTTGACACCACAACATCTATTGGAACATTTGGAAGAAGGCTACAAAATACTATCAGGACAAATTCAGGACTTTGAAATTGCAACACCTGAAAAGATTTTGGAGAAGGTGCACCATTCGTTATACAATTACGATAAGTTTCCACTAGGCAGTACGTTTCCAACAATGAGAAAAGGAGAATTAGAAGATTTAATTCATCCCGATTTTGAGACAGCCAAAGAAAAGTTTTTAGAAGCAAGAGAAGCCTATAAAACCTTCTTCAAAGAAAACCCGGAAGCCATTTTGAAAAATATGGTCTTCGGAGAATTAAATAGATATGAATCGTATTTGTTGGAAAGAAAACATCTAAACCATCATTTCGAGCAATTCGGAATTTTATAA
- the pcaF gene encoding 3-oxoadipyl-CoA thiolase codes for MEAYIIDGVRTPIGSYQGSLASVRPDDLGALVIKTVTDNNPNIPKEAYDDVIMGCANQAGEDNRNVARMALLLAGLPYTVPGETVNRLCSSGLSAVIHANRAIKAGDGHVFIAGGIENMTRGPLVVSKPSAAYGTDSKMYDSSFGWRFINPKLHQMYGTDAMGETAENLVEKYNISREDQDTFALNSQMKAAAAQASGRLAKEIVAVEIPQRKGDAIVFAKDEFVKPNTSLEGLSKLRPAFKKDGSVTAGNASGLNDGAAATIIASEEAVKKYNLKPLARIVSSAVVGVEPKIMGIGPVEATNQALAKAGLTLDQIDIIELNEAFAAQVLACTRAWGIADNDPRLNPNGGSIAIGHPLGVTGARIAYSAALELQLTGKRYALITMCIGVGQGYAAIIERV; via the coding sequence ATGGAAGCATACATCATAGACGGAGTCCGCACTCCAATCGGAAGTTATCAGGGTTCACTGGCATCGGTTCGCCCCGATGACTTAGGCGCTTTAGTAATCAAAACCGTAACCGATAACAATCCAAACATTCCAAAGGAAGCCTACGACGATGTCATCATGGGTTGTGCCAATCAGGCTGGAGAAGATAACCGTAACGTAGCACGTATGGCGTTGCTTTTGGCAGGATTACCATACACTGTTCCGGGAGAAACCGTAAACCGTTTGTGTAGTTCTGGATTATCAGCAGTAATCCACGCTAATCGCGCTATTAAAGCTGGAGACGGACACGTGTTCATTGCGGGAGGAATCGAAAACATGACCCGCGGACCATTAGTGGTTTCCAAACCATCAGCTGCCTATGGAACCGATAGTAAAATGTATGATTCAAGTTTCGGCTGGCGTTTTATCAATCCGAAATTGCATCAAATGTACGGTACTGACGCGATGGGAGAAACGGCTGAAAACTTGGTAGAAAAATATAATATTTCTCGAGAAGACCAAGATACTTTTGCATTGAACAGTCAAATGAAAGCGGCCGCTGCACAAGCTTCAGGAAGATTGGCAAAAGAAATTGTAGCGGTAGAAATTCCACAACGCAAAGGTGACGCTATAGTTTTTGCTAAAGACGAATTTGTAAAACCAAATACATCTTTGGAAGGATTATCCAAATTGCGCCCAGCCTTCAAAAAAGACGGAAGTGTAACCGCCGGAAATGCCTCGGGCTTAAACGATGGAGCAGCCGCGACCATTATTGCATCGGAAGAAGCGGTGAAAAAATACAATCTAAAACCACTGGCAAGAATTGTAAGTTCAGCTGTGGTTGGCGTAGAACCAAAAATCATGGGAATCGGCCCGGTTGAAGCAACAAATCAAGCATTAGCCAAAGCCGGTTTAACCTTAGATCAAATCGATATTATTGAGTTGAACGAAGCATTTGCTGCTCAGGTTTTAGCCTGCACCCGTGCTTGGGGAATTGCAGATAACGACCCAAGGTTAAATCCAAACGGGGGTTCGATTGCAATCGGACATCCATTAGGCGTTACTGGTGCCAGAATTGCCTATTCTGCTGCATTAGAATTGCAACTGACAGGAAAGCGTTATGCATTAATTACAATGTGTATCGGTGTAGGACAAGGCTATGCAGCCATTATTGAAAGAGTATAA
- a CDS encoding PaaI family thioesterase has product MEGTKIPYKMLSLDPYSQWLGIEILECELGRCRVAMTVRKEMLNSMNKAHGGITYSLADTAFGFAANTHGRFAVSIETSINHIEAVNEGDYLVAESIIEKVNNKLGFNIIEVKRGNEMVALFKGVVYRTTKEWEE; this is encoded by the coding sequence ATGGAAGGCACCAAAATCCCATACAAAATGTTAAGCCTTGACCCATACAGTCAGTGGCTTGGCATTGAGATTCTCGAATGTGAACTTGGGCGTTGCAGAGTGGCAATGACCGTTCGCAAGGAAATGCTCAACAGTATGAATAAAGCCCATGGTGGAATTACCTATTCCTTGGCTGATACTGCTTTTGGATTTGCCGCCAATACACATGGTAGGTTCGCCGTTTCCATCGAAACGTCAATCAATCATATCGAAGCGGTAAACGAAGGCGATTATTTGGTTGCAGAATCGATTATTGAAAAAGTAAATAATAAACTAGGCTTCAACATCATCGAAGTCAAACGCGGCAACGAAATGGTTGCACTGTTCAAAGGAGTCGTTTATAGAACCACTAAAGAATGGGAAGAATAA
- a CDS encoding 3-hydroxyacyl-CoA dehydrogenase NAD-binding domain-containing protein, whose protein sequence is MKVAVIGSGTMGSGIAQVAATAGCEVKIYDTNQDALSKSKAALENTLSKLVEKGKIDANEKSRITQNISYAHALGDLSHSDLVIEAIVENADIKRKLFSEIENYVSPETILASNTSSLSIASIAASCEKPERVIGIHFFNPAPLMQLVEIIPAVQTSEAVLKFITQTIIDWKKVVAVVKDTPGFIVNRVARPFYSESLRIYEEGVADFATIDWSLKTIGGFRMGPFELMDFIGNDVNYAVTESVFTAFYFDPRFKPSFTQKRLTEAGFMGKKSGRGYYDYSTELPKPTEDLALAQVIFNRVIVMLINEAADALFLNIASAKDIDNAMTKGVNYPKGLLAWADELGIKWCVEKLDALYSEYHEDRYRCSPILRRMSAENKTFF, encoded by the coding sequence ATGAAAGTAGCAGTAATAGGTTCGGGAACTATGGGAAGCGGCATTGCACAAGTAGCTGCCACAGCCGGTTGTGAAGTAAAAATTTACGACACCAATCAGGATGCCTTGTCCAAAAGCAAAGCAGCTTTAGAAAACACCTTGTCCAAGTTAGTGGAAAAAGGAAAAATAGATGCCAATGAAAAATCCAGAATCACTCAAAACATTTCTTATGCTCATGCTCTAGGTGATTTGTCGCATTCCGATTTAGTGATTGAAGCCATAGTAGAAAATGCAGACATCAAAAGAAAATTGTTCTCAGAAATCGAGAATTATGTTTCACCTGAAACCATTTTAGCTTCCAATACATCGTCATTATCAATAGCATCCATAGCCGCTTCCTGTGAAAAACCGGAACGTGTCATAGGAATTCACTTTTTCAATCCTGCCCCTTTAATGCAATTGGTTGAGATTATTCCGGCCGTGCAAACCAGCGAAGCAGTATTGAAGTTTATAACACAAACGATAATCGATTGGAAAAAAGTAGTTGCAGTGGTAAAAGACACACCGGGATTTATAGTGAATCGCGTCGCCAGACCATTTTACAGTGAAAGCCTGCGAATCTATGAAGAAGGTGTAGCCGATTTTGCGACCATCGACTGGAGTTTAAAAACTATCGGTGGTTTCCGAATGGGACCTTTTGAGCTAATGGATTTTATCGGGAATGATGTGAATTATGCCGTAACCGAAAGTGTTTTCACAGCTTTCTATTTCGACCCAAGATTCAAACCATCTTTCACGCAGAAACGTCTGACAGAAGCCGGTTTTATGGGGAAAAAATCAGGAAGAGGCTATTACGATTACAGCACTGAATTGCCGAAACCAACCGAAGATTTGGCATTGGCACAAGTCATATTCAATCGTGTAATAGTAATGCTAATCAACGAAGCCGCTGATGCTTTGTTTCTGAATATAGCCTCTGCAAAAGACATAGACAATGCAATGACGAAAGGTGTAAATTATCCAAAAGGATTATTGGCCTGGGCAGACGAATTAGGAATCAAGTGGTGTGTAGAAAAACTTGACGCATTATACAGTGAATATCACGAAGACCGCTACCGTTGCAGCCCAATTTTAAGACGAATGAGTGCAGAAAATAAAACCTTTTTCTAA
- a CDS encoding enoyl-CoA hydratase-related protein encodes MSNASIEIKIEKNIAWIALNRPDVFNSFNREMALSLQSALDNCANDANVRAIVITGNGKAFCAGQDLKEVTSPELNPGFRKILEEHYNPIIQKIRTIEKPILAAVNGVAAGAGANIALACDIVVATENASFIQAFSKIGLIPDSAGTFFLPRLIGFQKASAIMMLGDKITALEAFNMGMIYKIIAPGIFEEEVHNLAVSLAQMPTKALGLTKRLLNQSMTNNLEQQLALESDLQIEASSSYDYNEGVTAFVEKRAPIFKGN; translated from the coding sequence ATGAGCAACGCTTCAATTGAAATTAAAATTGAAAAAAATATTGCGTGGATTGCACTCAATAGACCCGATGTGTTCAATAGTTTCAACCGTGAAATGGCTTTGTCATTGCAAAGCGCTTTAGACAATTGTGCTAATGATGCAAATGTTCGCGCTATTGTTATTACCGGAAACGGAAAAGCCTTTTGTGCAGGACAAGATTTAAAAGAAGTTACTTCACCCGAATTAAATCCGGGTTTCCGAAAAATTCTTGAAGAACATTACAATCCTATCATCCAAAAAATAAGAACCATCGAAAAGCCAATACTAGCTGCCGTAAATGGTGTAGCTGCTGGTGCCGGAGCCAACATAGCTTTGGCTTGCGATATAGTTGTGGCTACCGAAAATGCCAGTTTTATTCAAGCGTTTAGCAAAATTGGATTGATTCCTGACAGCGCTGGAACATTTTTCCTTCCGAGATTAATTGGCTTCCAAAAAGCTTCGGCCATAATGATGTTGGGCGACAAAATAACTGCATTGGAAGCTTTCAATATGGGAATGATCTACAAAATAATTGCTCCGGGAATCTTTGAAGAAGAGGTTCACAATTTAGCAGTAAGTTTAGCTCAAATGCCAACAAAAGCATTGGGTTTAACCAAAAGATTATTAAACCAATCAATGACCAATAATTTAGAACAACAATTGGCATTGGAAAGTGATTTACAAATTGAAGCCAGTTCTTCATATGATTACAACGAAGGTGTAACCGCCTTCGTAGAAAAAAGAGCACCGATATTTAAAGGAAACTAA
- the paaD gene encoding 1,2-phenylacetyl-CoA epoxidase subunit PaaD: MTEQLIHIDQKLFEILETVSDPEIPVLSIMEMGVVRSAVIVNGIVEVEITPTYSGCPAMDVIADDIKLAFKQKGYEAKVNLILSPAWTTEWITPKGRAALEKYGIASPLTAEADKEALLGNKKVVKCPQCGSLNTKLISQFGSTACKAFFQCEDCLEPFDYFKCLK; this comes from the coding sequence ATGACAGAACAATTAATACATATCGACCAAAAACTATTCGAAATTCTGGAAACGGTTTCCGATCCGGAAATTCCGGTGTTGTCTATTATGGAAATGGGAGTTGTCCGTTCTGCTGTTATTGTGAATGGAATAGTTGAGGTTGAAATTACACCAACTTACAGTGGTTGTCCCGCAATGGATGTAATTGCAGATGATATTAAGTTAGCATTCAAACAAAAAGGCTACGAAGCCAAAGTAAATTTAATTCTGTCACCAGCCTGGACCACCGAATGGATTACACCAAAAGGCAGAGCAGCATTAGAAAAATACGGAATAGCTTCTCCGTTAACTGCCGAGGCAGACAAAGAAGCATTATTGGGAAACAAAAAAGTAGTCAAATGTCCGCAATGCGGTTCGTTGAACACCAAATTAATAAGCCAGTTCGGATCAACAGCCTGCAAAGCTTTTTTTCAGTGCGAAGATTGTCTGGAGCCTTTTGACTATTTCAAATGTTTAAAATAA
- the paaC gene encoding 1,2-phenylacetyl-CoA epoxidase subunit PaaC, which yields MKDNLVQYIYGIADNALILGQRLGELCGHGPSLETDIAMTNISLDLLGQVRSYYQYAAKLQGGDVTEDTIAFLRLEREYKNVLLVEQPNTDFAYSITRQFLFDIYHLALLEELQNSKDEMLSAIAKKSIKEVLYHTRFSSDWIRRLGDGTEESHDRIQTAVNDLWVFTDELFHQTEADKAMVAEGIGVDVTLLKAGFYQKARTILEEATLQTPTVEYFQKGGKQGIHSEHMGYLLADLQYMQRTYPNMNW from the coding sequence ATGAAAGACAATTTAGTGCAATACATCTACGGAATCGCCGATAACGCACTCATTTTGGGTCAGCGTTTGGGCGAACTTTGCGGTCACGGTCCAAGCCTTGAAACAGATATCGCGATGACCAATATTTCTCTGGATTTATTGGGGCAAGTGCGTAGTTATTATCAATACGCCGCGAAATTACAAGGAGGAGATGTGACTGAAGATACAATCGCTTTTTTGCGTTTGGAAAGAGAATATAAAAACGTGCTGCTGGTAGAACAACCTAATACCGATTTTGCTTATTCCATCACAAGACAATTCCTGTTCGATATTTATCATTTGGCGTTGTTGGAAGAATTGCAAAACAGCAAAGACGAAATGCTTTCAGCCATTGCCAAAAAAAGTATCAAAGAGGTTTTATATCATACGCGCTTCTCTTCTGATTGGATAAGAAGATTAGGTGATGGTACTGAAGAAAGCCACGACAGAATTCAAACTGCAGTAAATGATTTATGGGTTTTTACCGATGAATTGTTTCATCAAACTGAGGCTGATAAAGCTATGGTTGCTGAAGGAATTGGTGTAGATGTGACACTTTTAAAAGCGGGTTTTTATCAAAAAGCAAGAACTATTTTAGAAGAAGCAACCTTGCAAACACCAACCGTTGAATACTTTCAAAAAGGAGGGAAGCAAGGCATTCACAGCGAGCACATGGGTTATTTATTAGCTGATTTGCAATATATGCAAAGAACGTATCCCAATATGAATTGGTAA
- the paaB gene encoding 1,2-phenylacetyl-CoA epoxidase subunit PaaB, translated as MMKNWPLWEVFIRSKNGLEHRHCGSLHASDATMALENARDVYTRRMEGVSIWVVPSAQITASNPENSAELFEPAKDKAYRHPTFYELPDELKHM; from the coding sequence ATTATGAAAAACTGGCCACTTTGGGAAGTATTTATCAGAAGTAAAAACGGATTAGAACACCGTCATTGCGGTTCACTTCATGCGAGTGATGCAACAATGGCTTTAGAAAACGCACGCGATGTTTATACCCGCAGAATGGAAGGCGTGAGCATTTGGGTAGTTCCATCGGCTCAAATCACAGCATCCAATCCGGAAAACAGCGCAGAACTTTTTGAACCTGCAAAAGATAAAGCCTACCGTCATCCTACGTTCTATGAACTTCCGGACGAATTAAAACACATGTAA